The genomic region TGCTGAGGGTCGATTTCAGCGGGGCAAATCTCACCGGTGCGAATCTGAGCGGCATCGATCTCCATGGAGCCAAGCTCTTTGGTGCAGATTTAAGCGGTGTCGATTTAAGCGGCTTCGATCTCAGCGAGATAGATCTCAGCGAGGCCAACCTTACCGGCGCAGATCTTTCAGGTGCGAAGCTGAACAACGCGAACCTGAGCTGGGCCGACCTCGGCGGCGCAAATCTCTTCGGGGCCGAGATCATTGGTGCGAACCTGAGCGGAGCCAATCTGAGCAATGCGAACCTGAGCCGCGCCCGCCTATGCGACGTCAACCTTGAAAATGCCAAATTAACCGGCGCAACAGTGTATGAAATATCGGTCCGGGACCTGCGCCTCCAGGGCACGGAGCAGACAAACCTTGTAATCACCCCCTCCGGTCAACCGGTCATCACCGTCGACAACCTGAAGGTTGCCCAATTTCTCACCATGCTGATCATGAATCCTGAGGTGCGAGAGGTGGTGGATACAATCGCTTCAAAGACAGTCCTGGTCCTGGGTCTGTGTACACCCAGGCGTAAGGCCCTCCTCGAAGCCCTTTGCAACGGCTTGAGGCAGAGGAGTTACACGCCGGTCCTCTTCCAATTCGAAGGTCCCATGACCCCTGCCATAAGGCTGGCCGCCTCCACGATCGCCAATATGGCAAAATTTGTCATCGCTGAAATGACGGATTCAAAGAACGTGCCTCAAACGCTGACCGCCATAGTACCCGCCCTTCCGTCCGTGCCCGTCCAGCCCATAGGACAGGTATCATCCGGAGACTACCGGATGCTTAGCCATTTCCGGCGCTTTCCATGGGTACTCCCCATCTACCGCTATACCCGCATTGACGAAGCGATCGATGCGGTGGTGGAGAGGATAA from Syntrophorhabdaceae bacterium harbors:
- a CDS encoding pentapeptide repeat-containing protein, with protein sequence MDRKETWRALVDLGVAGGEMPDGKWDLRKARLSGADLSGADLSGANLSGADLSGAGLSGANLFGTNLFWANLREVDLTGCFLSGCFLGEAKLSGANLRGAKLLRVDFSGINLSGADLTGAKLLRVDFSGANLTGANLSGIDLHGAKLFGADLSGVDLSGFDLSEIDLSEANLTGADLSGAKLNNANLSWADLGGANLFGAEIIGANLSGANLSNANLSRARLCDVNLENAKLTGATVYEISVRDLRLQGTEQTNLVITPSGQPVITVDNLKVAQFLTMLIMNPEVREVVDTIASKTVLVLGLCTPRRKALLEALCNGLRQRSYTPVLFQFEGPMTPAIRLAASTIANMAKFVIAEMTDSKNVPQTLTAIVPALPSVPVQPIGQVSSGDYRMLSHFRRFPWVLPIYRYTRIDEAIDAVVERIISPAEAHIKR